From one Nocardioides scoriae genomic stretch:
- a CDS encoding carbohydrate ABC transporter permease: MRTPGWVLTGGLAVVFAFPLLWATVASVSPQAGSAQNDGWGLANYRTLADYQDGVWQYLLNSTIVSGLTVLFTLTISLLGGYAFARFRFPGKNVLFLATLGILMVPYATLLIPLYVLLNDLGLGNSLLGLALVMTLFQLPFATFLMRISFESVPRELDEAAQVDGCGPLAALRHVLLPAVRPGMITVGLFAFLAAWNDFITPLILITDSAKSPLPLAVANMRQQVMGVVDYGATEAGVVVLAVPCVFLFIVLQRHYVRGFMSGAVKG; the protein is encoded by the coding sequence GTGCGCACACCCGGGTGGGTCCTGACCGGGGGCCTGGCCGTCGTCTTCGCCTTCCCCCTGCTCTGGGCCACCGTGGCATCGGTCTCACCGCAGGCCGGCAGCGCGCAGAACGACGGGTGGGGCCTGGCCAACTACCGCACGCTGGCCGACTACCAGGACGGCGTGTGGCAGTACCTCCTGAACTCCACCATCGTCTCCGGCCTCACCGTGCTGTTCACGCTCACGATCTCGCTGCTCGGTGGGTATGCGTTCGCCCGCTTCCGGTTCCCCGGCAAGAACGTCCTCTTCCTCGCCACGCTGGGGATCTTGATGGTCCCGTACGCCACGCTGCTCATCCCGCTCTACGTGCTCCTCAACGACCTGGGGCTCGGCAACTCGCTCCTGGGGTTGGCCCTGGTGATGACGCTGTTCCAGCTCCCCTTCGCGACCTTCCTGATGCGGATCTCCTTCGAGTCGGTCCCGCGCGAGCTCGACGAGGCCGCGCAGGTCGACGGCTGCGGACCCCTCGCGGCGCTACGTCACGTCCTGCTCCCCGCGGTCCGTCCCGGGATGATCACCGTCGGGCTCTTCGCGTTCCTGGCTGCGTGGAACGACTTCATCACCCCGCTCATCCTCATCACCGACTCAGCGAAGTCGCCGCTGCCCCTGGCCGTGGCCAACATGCGTCAGCAGGTGATGGGCGTCGTCGACTACGGCGCGACCGAGGCCGGCGTCGTCGTGCTGGCCGTGCCGTGCGTCTTCCTCTTCATCGTCCTCCAGCGGCACTACGTCCGCGGGTTCATGTCCGGCGCCGTAAAGGGCTGA
- a CDS encoding molybdopterin oxidoreductase family protein has protein sequence MADRINDIWVERTPHARGTTWPARVDQYLDEGVTEADVEKWVQSACLLCSNGCGADIAVKDGRMVGIRGRAGDTVNHGRLGPKGLYGSTPWASSPDRLTRPLVREGGRLVETDWETAMGRVVEVSKKLLAEKGPLSHGFYTSGQLFLEEYYTLAVIGKAGLGTPHMDGNTRLCTATSAAAFKESFGADGQPGSYTDIEACDAIFLFGHNMPETQTVLWARILDRTRGDDPPRIVCVDPRRTMVAMEAERTGGVHLAPRVGTNLALMNGLTRELFAHDWVDEAWVAGHTMGVEELRATVAPYTPTRVAEICGVESEDVRRAARIFGESQAVLSTVLQGFYQSHRATAASVAVHNLHLLRGQIGRPGSGVLQMNGQPTAQNNRECGADGDLPGFRNWDNPAHVQQLADLWNVDVMTVPHWAPPTHAMQIMRYAETGSIGFLWISATNPAVSMPESARIRKILTGDQCFTVVQDLFLTETAELADVVLPAAGWGEKTGCFTNVNRTVHLSEQAVEPPGEARSDLDIFLAYANAMGFTDKDGDPLITWRTSEEAFDAWRGATRGRPVDYTGLSYDKLRGPTGIPWPVNDEHPDGTDRLYADGVFPTDTDTCETYGHDLLTGGTVTETEHRAMNPAGRAFLKGADWTPAHEEPSVDYPLRYTTGRTAYQFHTRTKTGRSTALHRAAPDAWVELNPADAEPLGIAEGDWVRVESPRGSIEVRARIGQVMEGAVFAPFHYGHWDPDELTAAEPADRDHRLANELTMTVWDPVSKQPYFKTAACRVTKVRDGDGPAPAPTTTASAPRPSLSSDRGPGGTGGVPSPPPGPATTSYVLETTPTYPLDPTQGRS, from the coding sequence ATGGCCGACCGCATCAACGACATCTGGGTAGAGCGCACGCCCCACGCACGGGGGACCACCTGGCCGGCGCGGGTCGACCAGTACCTCGACGAGGGCGTCACGGAGGCCGATGTGGAGAAGTGGGTGCAGTCGGCGTGCCTGTTGTGCAGCAACGGCTGCGGGGCCGACATCGCGGTCAAGGACGGACGCATGGTCGGCATCCGGGGCCGTGCCGGCGACACCGTCAACCACGGCCGCCTGGGTCCCAAGGGTCTGTACGGCAGCACCCCGTGGGCGTCGTCGCCCGACCGGCTCACCCGTCCGTTGGTCCGTGAAGGCGGGCGGCTGGTCGAGACCGACTGGGAGACCGCGATGGGTCGCGTCGTCGAGGTCTCCAAGAAGTTGCTGGCCGAGAAGGGGCCGCTCTCGCACGGGTTCTACACCAGCGGCCAGCTGTTCCTGGAGGAGTACTACACGCTGGCGGTCATCGGGAAGGCCGGTCTCGGCACCCCCCACATGGACGGCAACACCCGGCTGTGCACCGCCACGAGTGCGGCGGCGTTCAAGGAGTCCTTCGGCGCCGACGGACAGCCCGGCTCCTACACCGACATCGAGGCGTGCGACGCGATCTTCCTGTTCGGGCACAACATGCCCGAGACCCAGACCGTGCTCTGGGCACGAATCCTGGACCGCACCCGCGGCGATGACCCGCCCCGCATCGTCTGCGTCGACCCCCGGCGGACCATGGTGGCGATGGAGGCCGAGCGCACCGGCGGCGTCCACCTCGCCCCCCGGGTGGGCACGAACCTGGCGCTGATGAACGGCCTGACCCGCGAGCTCTTCGCCCACGACTGGGTCGACGAGGCCTGGGTCGCCGGGCACACGATGGGCGTGGAGGAGCTGCGGGCCACCGTCGCGCCGTACACGCCGACCCGGGTCGCCGAGATCTGCGGTGTCGAGTCCGAGGACGTACGCCGCGCGGCCCGCATCTTCGGTGAGTCGCAGGCCGTGCTGTCGACCGTCCTGCAGGGGTTCTACCAGTCCCACCGGGCCACCGCCGCGTCCGTGGCGGTGCACAACCTGCACCTGCTACGTGGCCAGATCGGGCGGCCCGGCAGCGGGGTGCTGCAGATGAACGGCCAGCCCACCGCGCAGAACAACCGCGAGTGCGGCGCCGACGGCGACCTGCCCGGATTCCGCAACTGGGACAACCCCGCCCACGTCCAGCAGCTCGCCGACCTGTGGAACGTCGACGTGATGACGGTCCCGCACTGGGCGCCGCCGACCCACGCGATGCAGATCATGCGCTACGCCGAGACCGGCTCCATCGGCTTCTTGTGGATCTCCGCGACCAACCCGGCGGTGTCCATGCCGGAGTCGGCTCGCATCCGCAAGATCCTCACCGGCGACCAGTGCTTCACCGTGGTCCAGGACCTGTTCCTCACCGAGACCGCCGAGCTCGCTGACGTGGTCCTGCCCGCGGCCGGTTGGGGTGAGAAGACCGGGTGCTTCACCAACGTCAACCGCACCGTCCACCTCTCCGAGCAAGCCGTCGAACCTCCCGGGGAGGCCCGCAGCGACCTCGACATCTTCTTGGCCTACGCCAACGCCATGGGGTTCACCGACAAGGACGGCGACCCGCTGATCACCTGGCGTACCTCCGAGGAGGCGTTCGACGCCTGGAGGGGGGCCACCCGCGGCCGGCCCGTCGACTACACCGGGCTGTCCTACGACAAGCTTCGCGGCCCCACCGGCATCCCGTGGCCGGTCAACGACGAGCACCCCGACGGCACCGACCGGCTGTACGCCGACGGCGTCTTCCCGACCGACACCGACACGTGCGAGACCTACGGCCACGACCTGCTCACCGGCGGCACCGTCACCGAGACCGAGCACCGGGCGATGAACCCCGCTGGGCGGGCGTTCCTCAAGGGAGCCGACTGGACCCCGGCGCACGAGGAGCCGTCGGTGGACTACCCGCTGCGCTACACCACCGGGCGCACCGCCTACCAGTTCCACACCCGCACCAAGACCGGCCGCTCCACGGCTCTGCACCGAGCCGCACCCGACGCGTGGGTCGAGCTCAACCCCGCCGACGCGGAGCCGCTGGGCATCGCGGAGGGCGACTGGGTGCGGGTGGAGTCACCCCGCGGGTCCATCGAGGTCCGTGCCCGCATCGGCCAGGTCATGGAAGGTGCGGTGTTCGCACCGTTCCACTACGGCCACTGGGACCCCGACGAACTGACCGCCGCTGAGCCGGCCGACCGCGACCACCGGTTGGCGAACGAGCTGACGATGACGGTGTGGGACCCGGTGTCCAAGCAGCCGTACTTCAAGACGGCGGCCTGCAGGGTTACGAAGGTTCGTGACGGTGACGGTCCTGCTCCGGCTCCGACGACCACGGCCTCGGCCCCCCGCCCCAGCCTCAGCTCGGACCGGGGACCAGGTGGCACCGGAGGGGTGCCTTCGCCGCCGCCGGGCCCCGCCACCACGTCCTACGTGCTCGAGACCACCCCCACCTACCCGCTCGACCCGACCCAAGGGAGGTCCTGA
- a CDS encoding ABC transporter substrate-binding protein: MIKIRKAAVLRAVALTAALALGTTACGGGSGAEDSAVSTDGGAEGVDDGTELTLWTRAPLEKQAKLLVAAYNESHENQVKLTVVPNDDYVAKVGAAAGSNGLPDLFAADIVYVPNWVEQGLFKDISPRFDQLDFKDEINQGHVEAGMGDDKEHVLPFVLDLSVMMWNKDLYEKAGLDPETGPASLADFAEQAKKVDALGGGVNGTYFGGNCGGCEVFTWFPMVWAAGDEVLAEDGTKSELTGDSAKAVYSTYKDLVDSEAVAPGAKDETGATWVGPFQEGKVGVMPYPATLLATADQSVDVGVAPIPGPDGGESTFVGGDGVGVSKDSKNDAQAWNFMSWLMSEDAQVGVLAKNGDVTARADLASNEFSEKDPRLVTINEVAGKGKTPIARNFQEAFNAPNSPWLTLTRDAVFGDGSKVDAANEDLDSILGQ, from the coding sequence ATGATCAAGATTCGCAAGGCCGCAGTACTGCGGGCCGTGGCCCTGACCGCGGCGCTGGCCCTGGGCACTACCGCCTGCGGTGGTGGCTCGGGTGCTGAGGACTCAGCCGTCTCGACCGACGGGGGAGCCGAGGGTGTGGACGACGGCACCGAGCTGACGTTGTGGACCCGGGCGCCGCTGGAGAAGCAGGCCAAGCTCCTCGTGGCGGCGTACAACGAGTCGCACGAGAACCAGGTCAAGCTCACCGTCGTCCCCAACGACGACTACGTCGCCAAGGTGGGTGCGGCCGCCGGGAGCAACGGTCTGCCCGACCTGTTCGCGGCCGACATCGTCTACGTGCCCAACTGGGTGGAGCAGGGCTTGTTCAAGGACATCAGCCCGCGTTTCGACCAGCTCGACTTCAAGGACGAGATCAACCAGGGCCACGTCGAGGCAGGCATGGGCGACGACAAGGAGCACGTGCTCCCGTTCGTCCTCGACCTGTCGGTGATGATGTGGAACAAGGACCTGTACGAGAAGGCCGGTCTGGACCCCGAGACGGGGCCGGCATCGCTGGCCGACTTCGCGGAGCAGGCCAAGAAGGTCGACGCGCTCGGCGGTGGGGTCAACGGCACCTACTTCGGCGGCAACTGCGGTGGCTGCGAGGTCTTCACCTGGTTCCCCATGGTCTGGGCAGCGGGCGACGAGGTGTTGGCCGAGGACGGCACGAAGTCCGAGCTCACCGGCGACAGCGCCAAGGCGGTCTACTCGACCTACAAGGACCTGGTGGACTCCGAGGCGGTCGCGCCCGGCGCCAAGGACGAGACCGGCGCCACCTGGGTCGGACCGTTCCAGGAGGGCAAGGTCGGCGTGATGCCCTACCCCGCCACGCTGCTTGCCACGGCCGACCAGTCGGTCGATGTGGGTGTGGCTCCGATCCCGGGGCCGGACGGTGGCGAGTCGACGTTCGTCGGAGGCGACGGCGTCGGGGTGTCGAAGGACAGCAAGAACGACGCCCAGGCGTGGAACTTCATGTCCTGGCTGATGTCGGAGGACGCCCAGGTGGGGGTGCTGGCCAAGAACGGCGACGTCACGGCGCGCGCTGACCTGGCCTCCAACGAGTTCTCCGAGAAGGACCCCCGACTGGTCACCATCAACGAGGTCGCGGGCAAGGGCAAGACCCCCATCGCGAGGAACTTCCAGGAGGCCTTCAACGCCCCCAACAGCCCCTGGCTGACGCTCACCCGCGACGCCGTCTTCGGCGACGGCTCCAAGGTCGACGCTGCCAACGAGGATCTCGACTCGATCCTGGGGCAGTAA
- a CDS encoding ZIP family metal transporter — translation MPIWIQAGLWGVLAGGALVLGALVAWFVSVPRAVVAGVMAFGAGVLISALAYDLVAEAESKGGLTPTLVGFLGGAAVYVAANVALAAKGARHRKRAGDQQPSEDEQSGSGTAIAIGALLDGVPESIVLGLTLLAGHGVGLSVLAAVFISNLPEGLSSAAGMKRAGRSARHVFGVWCGIAVISGVAGALGVLLLGGAPAAVVAAITAVAAGAILAMVADTMLPEAFEKAHLYAGFVATIGFALSFALEKLG, via the coding sequence ATGCCGATCTGGATCCAGGCAGGGCTGTGGGGTGTCCTGGCCGGTGGCGCGCTGGTCCTGGGCGCCCTGGTCGCGTGGTTCGTCTCGGTCCCGCGCGCGGTCGTCGCCGGGGTGATGGCCTTCGGCGCCGGGGTGCTGATCTCGGCGCTTGCCTACGACCTCGTGGCCGAGGCCGAGTCGAAAGGCGGGCTGACACCCACGCTGGTCGGGTTCCTCGGTGGCGCAGCCGTCTACGTGGCGGCCAATGTCGCGCTAGCCGCGAAGGGCGCTCGCCACCGCAAACGGGCAGGCGACCAGCAGCCGTCGGAGGATGAGCAGTCCGGTAGCGGCACGGCCATCGCCATCGGCGCCCTCCTTGATGGAGTGCCGGAGTCGATCGTGCTGGGGCTGACCCTCCTGGCCGGGCACGGCGTCGGCCTGTCGGTGCTGGCGGCGGTGTTCATCTCCAACCTGCCCGAGGGTCTGTCCAGCGCTGCGGGGATGAAGCGGGCCGGCCGCAGTGCCCGCCACGTGTTCGGCGTCTGGTGCGGCATCGCCGTCATCAGCGGCGTTGCCGGGGCCCTGGGGGTGCTCCTCCTCGGCGGCGCCCCCGCCGCCGTGGTCGCAGCCATCACCGCAGTCGCTGCCGGTGCCATCTTGGCGATGGTCGCCGACACGATGCTGCCCGAAGCGTTCGAGAAGGCCCACCTGTACGCCGGCTTCGTCGCCACCATCGGGTTCGCACTGTCCTTCGCCCTGGAGAAGCTGGGCTGA
- a CDS encoding glycoside hydrolase family 127 protein, translating to MVDQPSSDRERRAPATPVLPTHGVLRPLGLDEARILGGFWGHRQAVNAGATLAHIEHWLEREGWLGNFDAAAAGLAMTDRRGREFSDSEVYKLLEAMAWELGREHHPDLEDRFDSVVERIAAAQDADGYLGTMFGRPGQAERWADLEWGHELYCIGHLIQAGVARIRTGHYDRLVRVARWAAEHVCEVFGPDGLQGVCGHPEIEVALAELGRALGEPRYLSQAALFVERRGHQTLGDIEFGRAYFQDDVPVRDATVLRGHAVRANYLAAAAVDVAVEHQDGDLLKALALQWETTRDRRTYLTGGQGSRHQDEAFGEDYFLPPDRAYSETCAAIGSVMLSWRLLLATGEPRYADLIERALYNVVATSPSDDGTSFYYSNTLHQRAPGEVAPTDVASARAESSLRAPWFAVSCCPTNVARTFASLSSYAATTSDRGVQLHQLMPMQLSTRLADQPVRLTVQTDYPHNGRVDIRVDEWPDEHQGSASVLSVRVPDWCRAARLVRPGHDIVEVAPGLVDVTGLRIGDNVVLELDIGPRFVWADHRLDAVRGCVAVESGPLVWCLESTDLPEHLTHTDLDRVRVDTTEPPRVRDGRVEVTVDLVEAPPNSGWPYGAPGAQAAAERFDVALTPYHDWASRGPSTMRVWMPTAPS from the coding sequence ATGGTCGACCAGCCCAGCAGCGACCGCGAACGGCGCGCGCCGGCCACGCCCGTCCTCCCCACGCACGGCGTGCTCCGTCCGCTCGGACTCGACGAGGCACGGATCCTCGGCGGCTTCTGGGGCCACCGGCAAGCCGTGAACGCTGGCGCCACCCTCGCCCACATCGAGCACTGGCTCGAGCGCGAGGGGTGGCTGGGCAACTTCGATGCCGCCGCTGCGGGGCTCGCCATGACCGACCGGCGCGGGCGCGAGTTCAGCGACTCCGAGGTCTACAAGCTGCTCGAGGCCATGGCCTGGGAGCTCGGCCGGGAGCACCACCCCGACCTTGAGGACCGCTTCGACTCCGTCGTCGAACGCATCGCAGCGGCCCAGGACGCCGACGGCTACCTCGGGACGATGTTCGGTCGCCCCGGGCAGGCCGAGCGCTGGGCCGACCTCGAGTGGGGCCACGAGCTCTACTGCATCGGGCACCTGATCCAGGCGGGGGTCGCTCGGATCCGCACGGGTCACTACGACAGGCTCGTCCGCGTCGCCCGATGGGCTGCCGAGCACGTCTGCGAGGTGTTCGGGCCCGACGGGCTCCAGGGGGTGTGCGGCCACCCCGAGATCGAGGTGGCCCTCGCCGAGCTGGGGCGCGCACTGGGCGAGCCTCGCTACCTCTCCCAGGCCGCGCTGTTCGTCGAGCGCCGCGGGCACCAGACCCTCGGCGACATCGAGTTTGGCCGCGCGTACTTTCAGGACGACGTCCCCGTGCGCGATGCCACCGTGCTCCGCGGCCACGCGGTGCGGGCCAACTACCTGGCCGCTGCCGCCGTCGACGTCGCTGTCGAGCACCAAGACGGCGACCTCCTCAAGGCTCTCGCGCTCCAGTGGGAGACCACACGGGACCGCCGCACGTACCTCACCGGCGGGCAGGGGTCACGCCACCAGGACGAGGCCTTCGGTGAGGACTACTTCCTACCGCCCGACCGCGCCTACTCCGAGACCTGCGCTGCCATCGGCTCCGTCATGCTGTCCTGGCGACTCCTGCTCGCCACCGGCGAGCCCCGGTACGCCGACCTGATCGAACGGGCCCTGTACAACGTCGTCGCCACCTCTCCTTCCGACGACGGCACGTCGTTCTACTACTCCAACACCCTTCATCAGCGGGCACCCGGCGAGGTTGCGCCCACTGACGTGGCCAGCGCAAGGGCAGAGTCGTCACTGCGCGCGCCGTGGTTCGCGGTCTCGTGCTGTCCCACCAACGTCGCCCGCACCTTCGCGAGCCTGTCCAGCTATGCCGCTACGACCAGTGACCGCGGCGTCCAGCTGCACCAGTTGATGCCTATGCAGCTGTCGACCCGGCTTGCCGATCAGCCCGTGCGGCTCACCGTGCAGACCGACTACCCGCACAACGGCCGCGTCGACATCCGCGTTGACGAGTGGCCGGACGAGCACCAGGGCTCAGCGTCAGTCCTGAGCGTCCGGGTTCCTGACTGGTGCCGTGCCGCTCGACTCGTCAGGCCCGGCCACGACATCGTCGAAGTCGCCCCGGGCTTGGTGGATGTCACAGGGTTGCGCATCGGAGACAACGTGGTCCTTGAGCTCGACATCGGGCCCCGCTTCGTATGGGCCGACCATCGCCTCGACGCCGTCCGTGGGTGCGTCGCGGTCGAGAGTGGCCCCCTCGTCTGGTGCCTGGAGTCGACGGACCTGCCCGAGCACCTGACACACACGGACCTGGACCGTGTCCGAGTGGACACCACCGAACCGCCACGTGTGCGCGACGGCAGGGTCGAGGTCACGGTCGATCTGGTCGAGGCGCCGCCGAACTCGGGATGGCCCTATGGCGCACCGGGTGCCCAGGCGGCTGCGGAGCGCTTCGACGTCGCCCTGACTCCGTACCACGACTGGGCGTCCCGTGGCCCGTCGACGATGCGCGTCTGGATGCCGACGGCGCCCAGCTAG
- a CDS encoding carbohydrate ABC transporter permease — MTVVPLGTRKGRAPGVPTREKRQGWAFAAPTAVFVVVLFVLPILLVTQMSASDWPLFAGRQGTNVPQNFADAVNDRFFWSSVVFTVKYTVITTVLLLGLGLGLAMLVQESTRWKSFLRTVFLVPSAIGLASASLLFYALYSPQSGPFSPMLIKLGLIDEPISFLGTPDSALWSTVFLIVWRFTGFYMLLLLVGLQGISRDVYEAAELDGANRWQAFRHITLPLIRPSLALCVIMCVTGSLLAFDQFYILTKGAPDNSTITVVQLIYSTAFQGKNDLGIAAALSLIVLVALLVINAATFRLMRSPEDS, encoded by the coding sequence ATGACGGTCGTCCCGCTCGGTACCCGGAAGGGACGAGCACCGGGGGTCCCGACCCGCGAGAAGCGCCAGGGGTGGGCCTTCGCCGCTCCCACCGCGGTCTTCGTGGTGGTGCTCTTCGTCCTCCCGATCCTGCTGGTCACGCAGATGTCGGCCTCGGACTGGCCGCTGTTCGCCGGCAGGCAAGGCACCAACGTGCCGCAGAACTTCGCGGATGCCGTCAACGACCGGTTCTTCTGGTCCTCGGTCGTGTTCACCGTGAAGTACACGGTGATCACCACCGTCCTGTTGCTCGGGCTCGGACTCGGGCTCGCGATGCTGGTGCAGGAGTCCACGCGGTGGAAGAGCTTCCTGCGCACCGTCTTCCTGGTCCCCAGCGCCATCGGGCTGGCCTCGGCGTCGCTGCTCTTCTATGCGCTCTACTCACCTCAGAGCGGTCCGTTCTCGCCGATGCTCATCAAGCTGGGGCTGATCGACGAACCGATCTCGTTCCTGGGGACCCCCGACAGTGCGCTGTGGTCGACGGTGTTCCTCATCGTGTGGCGCTTCACCGGCTTCTACATGCTCCTGCTCCTGGTCGGTCTTCAAGGCATCAGCAGGGACGTCTACGAGGCAGCCGAACTCGACGGTGCCAACCGCTGGCAGGCGTTCCGGCACATCACGCTGCCGCTCATCCGACCCAGCCTGGCGCTGTGCGTGATCATGTGCGTCACCGGGTCACTGCTGGCGTTCGACCAGTTCTACATCCTCACCAAGGGCGCACCCGACAACAGCACGATCACCGTGGTCCAGCTCATCTACTCCACGGCCTTCCAGGGCAAGAACGACCTCGGCATCGCCGCCGCCCTGTCCCTGATCGTCCTGGTCGCCCTGCTCGTGATCAACGCCGCCACCTTCCGCCTCATGCGATCCCCCGAGGACTCCTGA
- a CDS encoding LacI family DNA-binding transcriptional regulator: MTTESRRGARRSRATTLTDVARLAGVSVATASKALNGRDQVKAETRVRVVEAAERLSFSPNALARGLLQGRSGTVGLITSDLDGRFSIPVLMGAEDAFGTGSVSVFLCDARGDAIRERHHVNALLSQRVDGLIVVGYQTDPRPSLGPDLPVPVVYAYAPSESPDDVSITADNVEAGAMAVEHLLSCGRRRIAHISGDPTYTAAQDRSRGALRALDDAGLSMVGDQTYFGAWTEAWGRAAARLVHRQHPDLDAIFCGSDQIARGVLDTLGELGRDVPRDVSVIGFDNWEAIATGARPALTSIDMNLETIGERAAKRLFRAIDGDAPSGVESVSCRLVTRESTLTLD; this comes from the coding sequence ATGACCACCGAGAGCAGACGCGGTGCACGACGCAGTCGCGCGACCACCCTCACCGATGTCGCACGCCTCGCCGGAGTCTCTGTCGCCACGGCATCGAAGGCTCTGAACGGTCGCGATCAGGTCAAGGCCGAGACCCGCGTCCGAGTGGTCGAGGCCGCCGAACGGTTGTCCTTCTCCCCCAACGCACTGGCTCGCGGACTCCTGCAGGGCCGCAGCGGCACGGTCGGACTCATCACGAGTGACCTCGACGGGCGCTTCTCGATCCCAGTCCTGATGGGCGCCGAGGACGCGTTCGGCACGGGAAGCGTGTCGGTCTTCCTCTGCGACGCCCGAGGGGACGCCATCCGCGAGCGCCACCACGTCAACGCGTTGCTCTCGCAGCGTGTCGATGGCCTCATCGTCGTGGGTTACCAGACGGACCCTCGACCGTCCCTCGGCCCGGACCTGCCGGTTCCCGTCGTGTACGCATACGCCCCTTCGGAGTCCCCCGACGACGTCTCCATCACCGCCGACAACGTCGAGGCCGGCGCCATGGCCGTGGAGCACCTGCTCTCCTGCGGCCGCCGGCGGATCGCCCACATCTCGGGCGACCCGACCTACACCGCGGCACAGGACCGTTCGCGAGGCGCACTCCGCGCTCTGGACGACGCTGGCCTGTCCATGGTCGGCGACCAGACCTACTTCGGAGCTTGGACCGAGGCCTGGGGCCGCGCCGCGGCCCGCCTGGTCCATCGCCAGCACCCCGACCTCGACGCCATCTTCTGCGGCAGCGACCAGATCGCTCGGGGCGTCCTGGACACGCTCGGCGAACTCGGCCGCGACGTGCCACGCGACGTCTCGGTCATCGGATTCGACAACTGGGAGGCGATCGCCACCGGCGCTCGACCCGCGCTGACCAGCATCGACATGAACCTCGAGACCATCGGCGAACGGGCAGCCAAACGGCTGTTCCGCGCCATCGACGGCGACGCCCCGAGCGGTGTCGAGTCCGTCTCCTGCCGGCTCGTCACCCGCGAATCGACCCTCACCTTGGACTAG
- a CDS encoding MarR family winged helix-turn-helix transcriptional regulator — protein MTASRALLSLAVRTIAEAPVEVTLAQHRVLVLLSARGDQPVGDIADGLGVNPSNATRICDRLQRLNLISRTRSEQDRRVVVISLSPQGADLVRAVTARRHVEVEKVLDRMTPEQTAQVVQALEVFNRAAGEIEDPDWATPPW, from the coding sequence GTGACCGCCAGCCGGGCCCTGCTCAGCCTGGCGGTCCGAACCATCGCAGAGGCACCCGTCGAGGTGACGCTCGCCCAGCACCGGGTCCTGGTCCTGCTCTCCGCCCGAGGCGACCAGCCGGTGGGTGACATCGCCGACGGCCTCGGCGTCAACCCCTCCAACGCCACACGCATCTGCGACCGCCTCCAGCGACTCAACTTGATTTCACGCACCCGCTCCGAGCAGGACAGACGCGTCGTCGTCATCAGCCTCAGCCCCCAAGGGGCTGACCTGGTCAGGGCCGTGACCGCCCGGCGCCACGTGGAGGTCGAGAAGGTCTTGGACCGCATGACACCTGAGCAGACCGCCCAGGTGGTCCAGGCCCTGGAGGTGTTCAACCGGGCCGCCGGCGAGATCGAGGACCCGGACTGGGCCACGCCACCCTGGTGA